One window from the genome of Anaerolineales bacterium encodes:
- a CDS encoding LysE family transporter, whose translation MTTILVEGLLAGYGIAIPVGAISLLIVETTLRKGFTAGFVAGSGAATVDFLFAALAAAVGSVLATFLEPYADPVRLASSILLVGLGIFGMRRSLRIADPIENANPEAGYWKLYVQFLLLTALNPLTVVYFSALILGGTLGDSSTILERTVFVLGAGFASFSWQSLLAFIGAILRKGISDRIRLALSLAGNLVVVGLGLRLLMRT comes from the coding sequence ATGACTACAATTTTGGTTGAGGGTTTGTTGGCCGGATACGGCATTGCCATTCCGGTTGGCGCCATCTCTCTTTTGATTGTGGAAACGACACTGCGCAAGGGATTTACTGCAGGTTTCGTCGCCGGAAGCGGCGCTGCGACGGTCGATTTTCTCTTCGCCGCACTGGCTGCTGCAGTGGGGAGTGTGTTGGCCACTTTTCTGGAACCATACGCAGACCCGGTACGTCTCGCAAGCTCGATCCTGCTGGTAGGGCTGGGGATTTTCGGCATGCGGCGTTCTCTGCGGATCGCAGATCCGATCGAGAATGCGAATCCCGAGGCCGGATACTGGAAACTCTACGTGCAATTCTTGCTGCTTACGGCGCTCAATCCGTTGACCGTCGTTTATTTCAGTGCGCTGATCCTCGGCGGCACGCTGGGGGATTCCAGCACGATCCTGGAGCGAACGGTGTTCGTGCTTGGCGCCGGATTTGCATCCTTCTCATGGCAAAGCTTGTTGGCGTTCATCGGGGCGATATTACGAAAGGGAATTTCAGACCGCATCCGTCTCGCGTTGAGTCTGGCGGGCAACCTGGTTGTCGTTGGTCTTGGTTTGCGTTTGTTGATGCGCACTTGA
- the rimO gene encoding 30S ribosomal protein S12 methylthiotransferase RimO, with protein MKLRFHLVSLGCAKNSVDSESMAALLACEGCQAANGVADADVIIVNTCGFIDAAREESLAELQRLTNLKQPGQMLIAAGCLTQRFGAAVAQQVPGIDGLIGTRRWMDIVQLVEVLRNRKTPQTIFYLPEETEVGDEDLAVPRTAVQGASAYLKIADGCRRPCAFCAIPLIKGTAVSRPPERILADARLLQDRGVREINLIAQDTTDYGHDLGIQDGLAVLIEDLVKAVPNIDWLRILYAYPGCVTDRLIEVIAGNPQIVPYIDMPLQHAHPEVLRRMRRPANLEWVHRTLEKLRSAVPDVALRSTFIVGYPNETEQAFETLLDFVSEVRFDRVGVFTFSPEVGTESEALGDPISSEVKVERQRRLMLLQQQISLEKNQTFVGRILPVLTEGVGDGITLGRSFRDAPEIDGLVIIDGEHPLGEMLPVRIDSAMPYDLVGAAAD; from the coding sequence GTGAAGCTGCGTTTCCATCTCGTATCGCTGGGATGTGCGAAAAACAGCGTCGATTCTGAATCTATGGCTGCCTTGCTCGCCTGCGAGGGTTGTCAGGCCGCGAACGGCGTGGCGGACGCGGACGTGATAATCGTCAATACGTGCGGTTTCATCGATGCGGCGCGCGAAGAATCACTCGCCGAACTCCAACGTCTCACAAATCTCAAACAACCCGGGCAAATGCTGATCGCTGCCGGTTGTCTCACCCAGCGGTTTGGCGCAGCGGTCGCTCAGCAGGTGCCGGGCATCGATGGATTGATTGGAACCCGGCGCTGGATGGACATCGTGCAGCTCGTCGAAGTGCTGCGGAATCGAAAGACACCCCAAACCATCTTCTATCTCCCTGAAGAAACTGAAGTCGGTGACGAGGACCTAGCCGTCCCGCGCACGGCGGTTCAGGGTGCAAGCGCATACCTGAAGATCGCCGATGGATGCCGACGTCCATGTGCGTTCTGTGCCATTCCTTTGATCAAGGGAACGGCCGTGAGCCGGCCGCCCGAACGGATTCTCGCCGATGCAAGACTTTTACAGGATCGCGGCGTGCGGGAAATCAATCTCATTGCGCAGGACACGACGGATTACGGACATGATTTGGGCATCCAGGACGGGTTGGCTGTGTTGATCGAGGACCTGGTGAAGGCGGTCCCGAATATCGATTGGCTGCGCATTCTCTACGCTTATCCTGGTTGCGTGACAGATCGCCTGATCGAGGTGATCGCCGGGAATCCCCAGATCGTCCCCTACATCGACATGCCGCTGCAGCACGCGCATCCCGAGGTGCTGCGGCGTATGCGGCGACCGGCGAACCTCGAGTGGGTGCATCGTACGCTGGAGAAATTACGAAGCGCTGTGCCGGATGTGGCTTTGCGCTCCACGTTCATCGTGGGCTATCCCAACGAAACGGAGCAGGCGTTCGAGACTCTGCTGGATTTCGTCTCGGAGGTTCGCTTCGATCGGGTGGGCGTTTTTACTTTTTCTCCGGAAGTGGGGACGGAGAGTGAAGCGCTGGGAGATCCGATTTCGTCAGAGGTGAAAGTCGAGCGGCAGCGTCGTTTGATGCTTCTGCAGCAACAGATCTCCCTGGAGAAAAATCAAACCTTCGTCGGGCGCATCCTTCCGGTTTTGACGGAAGGTGTTGGAGACGGCATCACATTGGGCCGGTCGTTCCGGGATGCACCCGAGATCGATGGTTTGGTGATCATCGACGGCGAGCATCCGCTGGGTGAAATGCTGCCCGTGAGAATCGACAGCGCCATGCCCTACGATCTCGTCGGAGCAGCAGCCGACTGA
- a CDS encoding DUF4115 domain-containing protein — protein MKEIGQRLRETRERLGITLEEVEQATRIRTYHLAALERGDIDSLPSPVQVRGFLGNYADFLGLDSDEILLEYAEKLQSRRPKLKNPVAQIEARSGPSVQIHSRRPRWLSFDLFITATIILAVIAVLIWGSSRLMQSLRQGAQATDEAMTFFIPSETPTITHTATAQSTLIPASPGETTPETEVEAPTQPLVLGLNSEVNLRISAKQRAWVRVLVDGEETFSGRMLPGEEQTFNGLESVEVTTGNGAGVRIYYNGQDQGTMGDVGQIVIRIWTLDGVLTPTPTQTQTPTASPPATDTPATSPTSQQTPEAE, from the coding sequence ATGAAGGAGATTGGTCAGAGACTGCGAGAAACTCGTGAGCGCCTCGGTATTACGTTAGAAGAGGTCGAGCAAGCAACTCGCATTCGCACATATCATTTGGCGGCTCTCGAACGGGGAGACATCGATTCGTTGCCGTCGCCCGTGCAGGTGCGCGGGTTCCTCGGAAATTACGCGGATTTTCTCGGGCTGGATTCAGACGAAATCTTGCTCGAATACGCGGAGAAACTCCAATCCCGTCGTCCGAAATTGAAAAATCCGGTGGCGCAAATTGAAGCACGCAGCGGGCCGTCCGTGCAGATCCACTCCCGCAGGCCGCGCTGGTTGTCTTTCGACCTCTTTATCACAGCCACGATCATCCTGGCCGTCATCGCGGTCTTGATCTGGGGCAGCAGCCGCCTGATGCAATCCCTCCGCCAGGGCGCGCAGGCGACCGATGAAGCCATGACGTTTTTCATTCCCAGCGAAACGCCCACGATAACGCACACAGCGACGGCACAATCCACGTTGATTCCCGCCAGTCCAGGCGAGACGACGCCCGAAACGGAGGTCGAGGCGCCCACACAGCCTCTCGTCCTGGGACTGAACAGCGAAGTGAATCTTAGAATTTCGGCAAAGCAGCGTGCCTGGGTGCGTGTGTTGGTGGACGGTGAAGAAACTTTCAGTGGACGAATGCTGCCCGGGGAAGAGCAAACCTTCAACGGCCTGGAATCTGTCGAAGTCACGACCGGCAACGGTGCTGGTGTGCGCATCTATTACAACGGGCAGGATCAAGGAACGATGGGGGACGTGGGCCAAATTGTGATCAGGATTTGGACCCTGGACGGGGTTCTCACCCCGACGCCCACGCAGACTCAAACTCCCACGGCGTCGCCTCCTGCCACGGACACCCCGGCGACGTCGCCGACCTCGCAGCAAACTCCCGAGGCGGAATAG